A single window of Salvia splendens isolate huo1 chromosome 8, SspV2, whole genome shotgun sequence DNA harbors:
- the LOC121745597 gene encoding 60S ribosomal protein L23a-1-like — translation MAPAKADASKKSDAKAQALKAAKAVKSPGTFKKKVKTMRTKVTFYRPKTLTKERTPKYPRISAAPRNKLDHYQILKYPLTTESAMKKIEDNNTLVFIVDIRADKKKIKNAVKKMYDIQTKKVNTLIRPDGTKKAYVRLTPDYDALDVANKIGII, via the exons ATGGCCCCAGCTAAAG CCGATGCTTCGAAGAAGTCTGATGCAAAGGCCCAGGCCTTGAAGGCTGCTAAGGCAGTAAAATCACCTGGTACCTTCAAGAAGAAGGTCAAGACGATGCGCACTAAAGTCACTTTCTACCGGCCAAAAACATTGACGAAGGAAAGAACTCCAAAGTATCCCCGGATCAGTGCTGCCCCTCGCAACAAGCTTGATCACTACCAGATTCTCAAATATCCCTTGACCACGGAATCAGCGATGAAAAAAATCGAGGACAACAATACCTTAGTCTTCATTGTTGACATCCGTGCCGACAAGAAGAAGATCAAGAATGCCGTCAAGAAAATGTATGACATTCAGACCAAGAAGGTTAACACTCTCATCAG GCCTGATGGTACGAAGAAGGCGTACGTGAGGTTGACGCCAGATTATGACGCTTTGGATGTTGCTAACAAGATTGGGATCATCTAA
- the LOC121743251 gene encoding uncharacterized protein LOC121743251 produces MHYTEGDVNRFTPVYNSLSLTIEVFHDKLTTTMRLTLEALDKKILTLTRIFHSCCKLKAEPGVGETITMVTEQLAKKTPHRFIRLDTQVRVVQGMTSLNGQHNVILNHLDLIIQSIRLIVGPKSSVRSSFKLNETNITKNFPNMDACIALWFVFNAETAHKYVGTKTLVPSLLLGSLLDVVEEVQTAQTEFQNLTLSSFSPLSVDRFNLMLCFFNFNSGRKVSITFNLSCLKRKPIFC; encoded by the exons ATGCATTATACTGAAGGGGATGTGAACCGTTTCACACCTGTCTATAATAGTCTATCATTAACTATAGAG GTTTTCCATGATAAACTGACTACTACAATGAGGCTGACCTTAGAAGCTTTAGATAAAAAGATTTTGACCTTGACAAGAATATTTCATTCATGCTGCAAATTGAAAGCTGAACCTGGAGTTGGTGAGACAATTACTATGGTCACAGAACAATTGGCAAAGAAGACTCCTCATAGGTTTATTCGTCTGGATACACAG GTGCGGGTGGTCCAAGGGATGACCAGTTTAAATGGTCAGCACAATGTTATCCTGAATCACCTCGACTTAATCATTCAGAG CATAAGACTCATCGTTGGTCCTAAATCTAGTGTCAGAAGCTCATTTAAGTTGAATGAGACAAACATCACAAAG AATTTTCCAAATATGGATGCTTGCATAGCACTTTGGTTTGTGTTTAACGCCGAGACTGCTCACAAGTATGTGGGTACAAAAACCTTG GTACCTAGTTTACTTCTAGGTTCCTTACttgatgttgttgaggaggTACAAACAGCACAAACTGAGTTTCAAAACCTGACACTGTCAAGCTTTTCTCCACTATCAG TGGATCGTTTTAATCTGATGCTTTGTTTCTTTAATTTTAACTCTGGGAGGAAGGTGTCCATAACATTCAACCTTTCTTGCTTGAAGCG GAAACCTATTTTCTGCTGA